The Kineothrix sp. IPX-CK genomic interval TAATGGAAAACATAATTGATTTTCCAGCTTTAAGACATCATATTGTTCGGCCATAAGGTCCCCCCGTTTGTGTGAATCTTTAATATTTAATTTATCATCTTTATGCGTTTTTGGCAAAGTCTTTTGCTTAAAGATGAGCATTGATAAACTGCAGGAGATTTGCTCTGGGTTGAAAGCCTACCTGCATGTCTACTTTTTCGCCGTCTTTAAAAAGGACAAGCGATGGTATATTCTGAATAGCGAACTGGCTTGCAAGGGCCGGATTTTCATCTATGTCTATATTAAAGAACGACACCTTACCGTTAAGTTCTTTTGAAACATCGTCCAGAATCGGAGCAAGCATTTTGCATGGTCCGCACCATTGTGCCGAAAAATCGATGACTGCCAACTTGCTTTCTTTCACCTTGTTAAATTCTTTTTCTGATATTTTCTTCACCATATTTTTCCTCCATTTCCTTATGCACTTTTTTGTTCTCTTCTTTTTTGGTCTAAATAGGACGCAGCTGATAATGCGGCAATGTTTCCTTCTCCGGCTGATTTAATGTATTGATATGGCTTACCCACAATATCTCCGCATGCGAAGCAGCCCGGTATACTGGTTGCCATCTGCTGGTTCAC includes:
- the trxA gene encoding thioredoxin; amino-acid sequence: MVKKISEKEFNKVKESKLAVIDFSAQWCGPCKMLAPILDDVSKELNGKVSFFNIDIDENPALASQFAIQNIPSLVLFKDGEKVDMQVGFQPRANLLQFINAHL